A window of the Synchiropus splendidus isolate RoL2022-P1 chromosome 6, RoL_Sspl_1.0, whole genome shotgun sequence genome harbors these coding sequences:
- the tamm41 gene encoding phosphatidate cytidylyltransferase, mitochondrial isoform X3: MHWKTLYVAGRLHKPVKMLVQGENGKLRASLVANLKSAVTASFLMLPESFTEEELFLQIAGLSYAGDFRMIIGEDKSKVSNIVKDNIDHFQFLYSNILRDCPQVVYKPLQGKLEVDKSPEGQFVQLMALPRTLQQRITKLVDPPGKNRDVEEILLQVAQDPDCGAVVQQGISSIVKSSSITQSIKGIATAGLWKTVAYSSKKMIKMWKGWRRKPSVSQTS, translated from the exons ATGCACTGGAAAACCTTGTATGTTGCGGGGCGGCTCCACAAACCG GTGAAGATGCTGGTTCAGGGGGAGAACGGGAAGCTGCGGGCGTCTCTGGTGGCCAACCTCAAGAGCGCCGTGACGGCCTCTTTTCTGATGTTGCCTGAGAGTTTTACGGAGGAGGAGCTGTTTTTGCAGATCGCTGGTCTATCCTATGCTG GTGACTTCCGGATGATAATCGGAGAGGACAAATCAAAGGTGTCCAATATAGTCAAAGACAACATTGATCACTTCCAATTCCTTTATAGTAACATCCTTCGAGATTGTCCTCAAGTGGTGTACAAACCTCTGCAAGGAAAATTAGAG GTGGACAAGAGCCCAGAGGGCCAGTTTGTCCAGCTGATGGCGTTGCCGCGGACACTGCAGCAACGCATTACAAAGCTGGTTGACCCGCCGGGTAAAAACAGAGACGTGGAGGAAATCCTGCTGCAAGTGGCTCAGGATCCGGACTGTGGAGCTGTTGTCCAACAGG GAATTTCCTCGATAGTGAAGTCTTCAAGCATAACACAGAGTATCAAAGGCATCGCGACAGCTG GCTTGTGGAAGACCGTGGCCTACAGTTCCAAGAAAATGATCAAGATGTGGAAGGGCTGGAGGAGGAAGCCCTCCGTCTCTCAAACGTCATGA
- the tamm41 gene encoding phosphatidate cytidylyltransferase, mitochondrial isoform X1 — protein MTLPVLHSAGVAYRRILSHFPQDISLAFAYGSGVFQQHGTDHGQMQKNMLDFVFAVDDPVTWHTMNLLQNRKHYSILKVLGPTKISSIQCGHGAAVYYNTLVPLDGKIIKYGVISTEALIDDLMHWKTLYVAGRLHKPVKMLVQGENGKLRASLVANLKSAVTASFLMLPESFTEEELFLQIAGLSYAGDFRMIIGEDKSKVSNIVKDNIDHFQFLYSNILRDCPQVVYKPLQGKLEVDKSPEGQFVQLMALPRTLQQRITKLVDPPGKNRDVEEILLQVAQDPDCGAVVQQGISSIVKSSSITQSIKGIATAGLWKTVAYSSKKMIKMWKGWRRKPSVSQTS, from the exons ATGACTCTGCCGGTGTTGCACAGCGCTGGCGTGGCCTACAGGCGGATTCTGTCCCACTTCCCTCAGGACATCAGCTTGGCTTTTGCCTATGGCTCCGGCGTTTTTCAACAACATGGCACCGACCACGGTCAGATGCAG AAAAACATGCTGGACTTTGTGTTTGCCGTGGATGACCCGGTGACCTGGCACACCATGAATCTCCTTCAGAATCGCAAGCATTACTCCATCCTGAAGGTGCTGGGACCCACCAAAATCAGCAGCATTCAGTGTGGCCATGGTGCGGCTGTGTATTACAACACACTGGTTCCACTTGACGGCAAG ATCATTAAATATGGCGTGATAAGTACGGAGGCTCTGATTGATGACCTGATGCACTGGAAAACCTTGTATGTTGCGGGGCGGCTCCACAAACCG GTGAAGATGCTGGTTCAGGGGGAGAACGGGAAGCTGCGGGCGTCTCTGGTGGCCAACCTCAAGAGCGCCGTGACGGCCTCTTTTCTGATGTTGCCTGAGAGTTTTACGGAGGAGGAGCTGTTTTTGCAGATCGCTGGTCTATCCTATGCTG GTGACTTCCGGATGATAATCGGAGAGGACAAATCAAAGGTGTCCAATATAGTCAAAGACAACATTGATCACTTCCAATTCCTTTATAGTAACATCCTTCGAGATTGTCCTCAAGTGGTGTACAAACCTCTGCAAGGAAAATTAGAG GTGGACAAGAGCCCAGAGGGCCAGTTTGTCCAGCTGATGGCGTTGCCGCGGACACTGCAGCAACGCATTACAAAGCTGGTTGACCCGCCGGGTAAAAACAGAGACGTGGAGGAAATCCTGCTGCAAGTGGCTCAGGATCCGGACTGTGGAGCTGTTGTCCAACAGG GAATTTCCTCGATAGTGAAGTCTTCAAGCATAACACAGAGTATCAAAGGCATCGCGACAGCTG GCTTGTGGAAGACCGTGGCCTACAGTTCCAAGAAAATGATCAAGATGTGGAAGGGCTGGAGGAGGAAGCCCTCCGTCTCTCAAACGTCATGA
- the tamm41 gene encoding phosphatidate cytidylyltransferase, mitochondrial isoform X2 gives MLDFVFAVDDPVTWHTMNLLQNRKHYSILKVLGPTKISSIQCGHGAAVYYNTLVPLDGKIIKYGVISTEALIDDLMHWKTLYVAGRLHKPVKMLVQGENGKLRASLVANLKSAVTASFLMLPESFTEEELFLQIAGLSYAGDFRMIIGEDKSKVSNIVKDNIDHFQFLYSNILRDCPQVVYKPLQGKLEVDKSPEGQFVQLMALPRTLQQRITKLVDPPGKNRDVEEILLQVAQDPDCGAVVQQGISSIVKSSSITQSIKGIATAGLWKTVAYSSKKMIKMWKGWRRKPSVSQTS, from the exons ATGCTGGACTTTGTGTTTGCCGTGGATGACCCGGTGACCTGGCACACCATGAATCTCCTTCAGAATCGCAAGCATTACTCCATCCTGAAGGTGCTGGGACCCACCAAAATCAGCAGCATTCAGTGTGGCCATGGTGCGGCTGTGTATTACAACACACTGGTTCCACTTGACGGCAAG ATCATTAAATATGGCGTGATAAGTACGGAGGCTCTGATTGATGACCTGATGCACTGGAAAACCTTGTATGTTGCGGGGCGGCTCCACAAACCG GTGAAGATGCTGGTTCAGGGGGAGAACGGGAAGCTGCGGGCGTCTCTGGTGGCCAACCTCAAGAGCGCCGTGACGGCCTCTTTTCTGATGTTGCCTGAGAGTTTTACGGAGGAGGAGCTGTTTTTGCAGATCGCTGGTCTATCCTATGCTG GTGACTTCCGGATGATAATCGGAGAGGACAAATCAAAGGTGTCCAATATAGTCAAAGACAACATTGATCACTTCCAATTCCTTTATAGTAACATCCTTCGAGATTGTCCTCAAGTGGTGTACAAACCTCTGCAAGGAAAATTAGAG GTGGACAAGAGCCCAGAGGGCCAGTTTGTCCAGCTGATGGCGTTGCCGCGGACACTGCAGCAACGCATTACAAAGCTGGTTGACCCGCCGGGTAAAAACAGAGACGTGGAGGAAATCCTGCTGCAAGTGGCTCAGGATCCGGACTGTGGAGCTGTTGTCCAACAGG GAATTTCCTCGATAGTGAAGTCTTCAAGCATAACACAGAGTATCAAAGGCATCGCGACAGCTG GCTTGTGGAAGACCGTGGCCTACAGTTCCAAGAAAATGATCAAGATGTGGAAGGGCTGGAGGAGGAAGCCCTCCGTCTCTCAAACGTCATGA